CCATCCGTCTGCCCCATGAACGGGATCAAAGTTTGGTTCCATTTTAAAACGGCGTTCTTTGTTATGTCCCCACCAACCTGCAAATCTTGGAAGTTCAGAATTATGATGATGTTTTTCATGAACAAAACAACCAGAAGCATTTCCTGGACCTGAATTCATATATTTATAACTGCACCAAGCCGCAAAATCTACATTCCAATCGTGCAGTTCTAATTTAATATTTCCTGCTGCGTGTGCTAAATCCCAACCTACTTTTGCTCCTGCTTTTTGTCCAGCTGCGGTTATCGTTTTAATATCGAAAACTTGTCCGGTATAATAATTTACGCCGCCAATTAGAACTAACGCCAGCTCATCTCCTACTTCTTCAATTTTAGCTAAAACATCCTCTAAACGAATATTATGTTCGCCTTCACGACGTTTGATTTCGACAATCGCATCTTCTGGTTTGTATCCATGAAAATGAACCTGACTTTGAAACATATATTGATCTGATGGAAATGCTTTTTCTTCACAGATAATCTTATAACGTTTCCCTTTTGGCTGATAAAAAGAAACCATCAGTAAATGAAGATTCACGGTTAAGGTGTTCATTACCGTAACTTCAGATGGAAGTGCTCCCACAATTTTACTCAATGGTTCAGAAAATCTTTCTTGATAATCCCACCAAGGTTTCTCAGCATAAAAATGACCTTCAACAGCCAGTTCTGCCCAATCATTCATTACTTCATCTATGTAGGTTTTGGTACGTTTTGGCTGTAATCCTAAAGAATTTCCTGTAAAGTAAATTACTCGTTTGTCATTTACTTTAGGAAAAATAAATTGTTCCTGATAATGGTTTAATGTGTCTTTCGAATCTAGCTCTCGTGCAAATTCGCGTGTATTTTGAAAAGTCATTGTGTTTTTTGTTTTGTCTGCTAAAATAACAAAAATTGTTTGTTTTGTTTCAGGTTTAAAGTTTGAAGTTGAAATGCTTTGTGTGATTTAACGCAAA
This portion of the Flavobacterium panacagri genome encodes:
- the kynU gene encoding kynureninase, with the translated sequence MTFQNTREFARELDSKDTLNHYQEQFIFPKVNDKRVIYFTGNSLGLQPKRTKTYIDEVMNDWAELAVEGHFYAEKPWWDYQERFSEPLSKIVGALPSEVTVMNTLTVNLHLLMVSFYQPKGKRYKIICEEKAFPSDQYMFQSQVHFHGYKPEDAIVEIKRREGEHNIRLEDVLAKIEEVGDELALVLIGGVNYYTGQVFDIKTITAAGQKAGAKVGWDLAHAAGNIKLELHDWNVDFAAWCSYKYMNSGPGNASGCFVHEKHHHNSELPRFAGWWGHNKERRFKMEPNFDPVHGADGWQISNLPVLSLAPYLASVEMFAEVGMDALIKKRDHITSYLEFILHEIDKEVESTFEIITPTNPEERASQLSVFLHGEGRALFDYLMKNGVITDWREPNVIRLAPVPLYCSYEDMYDFGQILKKGILGK